The nucleotide sequence ATCGGCGTGGGCGAGTTCCGCATGCAAGATGCCGTGGCGCACTCGTTTTACCCGAAACTGCTGGCTGCCGGCGTGAAAATCGTTGAATACCGCAAGACGCAGCTGCACGCCAAGGTGGCCGTCGTCGACGATGATTGGGCGACGGTCGGTTCCAGCAATATTGACGCGCTGAGCCTGTTCCTGAACCAGGAAGCCAACGTGGTCATCAAGGACGTGGCCTTCGCGCAAAGCTTGCGCCAGCACATCGAGCAGGGCGTGGCGGACGGCATCGTGATTCACCAGGATGATTTCAAGCACATCGGCCGTTTCCGGCGCATCGGCTACGAAGCAGCCTTCCTCCTGTACCGGCTGGTGATGCGCATTTTTTCAGTAGGCAAGTACGCATGAACGAGATGACAACGGTAAGGCTGGACAAATGGTTGTGGGCGGCGCGCTTCTTCAAGACGCGCTCGCTGGCCAGCGAGGCCGTCGACACGGGCAAGGTGAAAGTGGGCGGCGAACGCGTGAAACCGGCGCGCAGCCTGCGCGTGGGCGACGAGCTGGCCATCGACAATGGTGCGGAGACATGGGAAGTGGCCGTGCTGGGCCTGTCCGACAAGCGCGGTGCAGCACCCGTGGCGCGCCTGCTGTACGGGGAAACGCCGGCCAGCATTGCCCGCCGCGAGCAGCTGGCCGAGGAGCGCAAGCTGTTCCGCGAGCCAGGTACCACCATCAAAGGGCGGCCGACCAAGCGCGACCGCCGTCAACTGAGCAAGGCAGGCGACCTTTCCTGAGGCGCAGCTGTTGTTGTAAGGCAATGGCGCGCAACGCTTTTGTCCTCGTGAAATTGCTATAAACACTTAGCCAAAAAATGCTGCGCTGCACCAATAGAACGTCGGCTCTAAAGTTCCCGTTTGACTTTTACGTGGTAGTGGATAATAGTACGAGCGTTCGGATTTTTTCGGAGCGTGCTTTTTTTACCCGCGTTCCCATCCGCCAGACCGGCAACATCACTTTTAGAACGGACCTCTTGAATACTTCAGTCAAATTCATGCGCAAGGGCGAACTGACCCGTGCAGCCATCCTCGACGTGGCGCTGGACCTGTCCAGCCGCGACGGCCTGGAAGGCCTGACCATTGGGCTGCTTGCGGACAAAATGAACATGAGCAAGTCGGGCGTGTTTGCCCACTTTGGCTCGCGCGAAGACTTGCAGATGGAAGTGCTGAAGCTCTACCACTATCGTTTCGAGCAAGAAGTCTTTTTCCCCAGCATGAAAGAACCACGCGGCATCCAGCGCCTGCAATCGATGTTTGCGCGCTGGGTCAAGCGGGTCAGCGTGGAAATCGCTTCCGGCTGCATCTATATCAGCGGCGCCGTCGAGTATGACGACCGTCCCGGCCCCATCCGCGAGGCCCTGGTGGCCATGGTGCGGGCCTGGCAGGGTGCGCTGCTGCGCTGTGTCGAGCAATCGATTGCCACGGGCGACCTGAAAGCGGACACGGACGCCCAGCAACTGGTGTACGAGATGTATGGCCTGATCCTGGCCCTGCATCACGACGCGCGCTTCTTGCGCGTGCCAGGCAGCATCGAACGGGCGCAAGCGGGCTTTATCCGCCTGCTGGCGTCGTACCAGAATTCCGTCACAAGCAAATAAGCCGTCAGGCAGTATCCGCAGCAACGCACACGCAGTTCACAAGTACAACACTTTAGCTAAACGCCTTCAGGAGAAAATTATGGGTCAATACGTCGCGCCAATCCGGGATATGCAATTCGTTCTGCATGAGTTCCTGCAAGTGGAAGAAGAACTGAAGCAAATGCCGTCGTACGCCGACGTCGACGCCGACATTATCAACCAGGTACTGGAAGAGGGCGGCAAGTTCACTTCCGAGGTTTTGTTCCCCCTGAATCACTCCGGCGACCGCGAAGGCTGCCACCACGATCCTGTCACGAAAAGCGTGACCACGCCTAAAGGTTTCAAGGAAGCGTATAAACAGTACGTCGAAGGCGGTTGGGCGGCATTGGCTTGCGATCCTGAATACGGCGGCCAGGGCTTGCCGGTCGTGCTGAACAATTCGTTCTATGAAATGCTGAACTCGTCGAACCAGGCCTGGTCCATGTACCCTGGCCTGTCGCACGGCGCCTACGAGTGCCTGAAGGAACACGGCACCGACCACCAGAAGGAAGTGTATCTGCCGAAACTGGTGTCAGGCGAATGGACGGGCACCATGTGCCTGACGGAGCCGCATTGCGGCACCGACCTGGGCCTGCTGCGCTCGAAGGCATTGCCTGAAGCGGACGGTTCCTGGACCATCACCGGCAACAAGATCTTCATCTCGGCCGGCGAGCATGACATG is from Janthinobacterium sp. 61 and encodes:
- a CDS encoding RNA-binding S4 domain-containing protein; translated protein: MNEMTTVRLDKWLWAARFFKTRSLASEAVDTGKVKVGGERVKPARSLRVGDELAIDNGAETWEVAVLGLSDKRGAAPVARLLYGETPASIARREQLAEERKLFREPGTTIKGRPTKRDRRQLSKAGDLS
- a CDS encoding TetR/AcrR family transcriptional regulator → MRKGELTRAAILDVALDLSSRDGLEGLTIGLLADKMNMSKSGVFAHFGSREDLQMEVLKLYHYRFEQEVFFPSMKEPRGIQRLQSMFARWVKRVSVEIASGCIYISGAVEYDDRPGPIREALVAMVRAWQGALLRCVEQSIATGDLKADTDAQQLVYEMYGLILALHHDARFLRVPGSIERAQAGFIRLLASYQNSVTSK